Proteins encoded by one window of Amaranthus tricolor cultivar Red isolate AtriRed21 chromosome 4, ASM2621246v1, whole genome shotgun sequence:
- the LOC130809895 gene encoding beta-1,3-galactosyltransferase 7: protein MMKSRSTGKISTKWIPIFCVCFFFIGMLFTNRLWEPPESGSKLISSHQQNEELKVICEDCGTKKKLSDDKDVMDEVQKTHDAIKSLDKSVSMLQMELAASRSSKELLNPKESSGTITQNVPPKKKVFVVIGINTAFSSRKRRDSVRETWMPQGEKLKKLEEDKGVIIRFTIGHSATSNSILDRAIDSEEAQHHDFLRLEHIEGYHELSAKTKIFFSTAVAKWDADFYVKVDDDVHVNLGVLASTLAHYRSKPRVYIGCMKSGLVLAQKNVKYHEPEFWKFGEDGNKYFRHATGQIYAISKDLATYISINQPILHKYANEDVSLGSWFIGLDVEHVDERSMCCGTPPDCEWKAQAGNACVASFDWSCSGICQSVNKMKSVHEKCGEGDDGIWGVLL from the exons ATGATGAAGAGTCGGAGTACTGGAAAAATTTCCACAAAATGGATCCCAATTTTCTGTgtttgtttcttcttcattggcaTGCTTTTCACTAACAG gtTGTGGGAACCACCAGAATCTGGGAGCAAGTTGATTTCAAGTCATCAGCAAAATGAAGAGCTTAAAGTGATTTGTGAGGACTGTGGGACTAAAAAG AAACTTAGTGATGATAAAGATGTAATGGATGAAGTACAGAAAACCCATGATGCAATCAA GTCATTGGATAAGTCTGTATCAATGCTTCAAATGGAACTGGCTGCTTCAAGAAGTTCTAAAGAGCTCCTTAACCCTAAGGAATCTTCTGGGACCATTACTCAAAATGTACCACCAAAGAAAAAGGTGTTTGTGGTAATTGGAATTAACACTGCTTTTAGTAGTAGGAAACGCCGTGATTCAGTAAGGGAGACATGGATGCCCCAAG gagaaaaattgaaaaaattggaAGAAGATAAGGGAGTTATAATTCGATTTACAATTGGTCACAG TGCTACATCTAATAGCATTCTCGATCGAGCTATTGACTCAGAGGAGGCTCAGCATCATGACTTTCTCAGGCTG GAGCATATTGAAGGATATCATGAATTGTCCGCGAAAACCAAGATATTCTTTTCCACCGCTGTTGCGAAGTGGGATGCTGACTTCTATGTCAAGGTGGATGATGATGTTCACGTCAATCTAG GTGTTTTGGCTTCAACTCTAGCTCATTATCGATCAAAACCAAGAGTTTATATTGGATGTATGAAATCTGGTCTCGTTCTGGCTCAAAA gAATGTAAAATACCATGAACCGGAATTCTGGAAATTTGGGGAAGATGGAAACAAGTATTTCCGCCACGCTACTGGGCAAATTTATGCCATCTCGAAGGATTTGGCAACTTATATTTCTATAAATCA ACCTATACTTCACAAATATGCAAACGAAGATGTATCGCTTGGTTCCTGGTTTATTGGCCTTGATGTGGAGCATGTTGATGAGCGCAGCATGTGCTGTGGAACTCCTCCAG ACTGTGAATGGAAGGCACAGGCAGGTAATGCTTGTGTAGCATCATTTGATTGGAGCTGCAGTGGAATTTGCCAATCAGTCAATAAAATGAAATCTGTCCACGAAAAATGTGGTGAGGGCGATGATGGAATATGGGGTGTATTGTTATGA